DNA from Daucus carota subsp. sativus chromosome 1, DH1 v3.0, whole genome shotgun sequence:
GTTTTGATACATACATTCAGTCATGGCGATActcatgtgtatatatatatagcagtcGACAAATCTATACATGTGTTATGTACATGAAACGTAAGTCCAGATTTTTGTCATATGATGCGGACGGTATCTGGCCATATCGTATGTTTTGTGCATTGTTGACTACTTAAAAATCTTTTTAATACagagatattattttttatattctacTGGGATCATATAAAATCTACTGGGAAGTTCCAGTGCTACCACCTATCATTAGATTCATACGTATTAGTGgatcatttgaaataaaatatgtatcttaccttttcaatattttctttttatttgattaagaTGGTGATTTTATCACTgagcttttatttttatttttacttaaatatataatcataaccATTTTAAAGAgaacatgaaaatattatttattattattattattattattattattattatgtatttaatatttcatGAGCCTCTCACTGAAAATATATATCATGGATCCCAGAGCTAATACTGAGTTGTCCTTTGGAGAAACATAACATAGCTGACTAAGTATTTTTTGTATTAcaatgtatttttaatattattgtttttataattgatatcaccttaatatagtttattttgatGAATCCACCCAAAAACAATGAGTGCTtgacaattaaaaaaattattaatataattcaaCAATATTAAATTAGTTGTTACAATGTTATctcttatattaaatatttaattttaataataacaaaactaatatatttatatgatagttcaatatatataaaaatataattttagatattagttttttatttctATATGACGTATTATTAACTCATaacatgtataatattttttagttttctcGGCCTATGTATACAAATATTTGTCTAAGCAAATATAAAATAGGCAGCTCGTTATTGAGTTCAAAGAACTGTACATATATATGCACGTCAGGATTATGCACGGGCCCACCTacttttcatatattaataatttaggaATCggcttttatttatatatttaataattaatttttgtgaATCCCTTGTAAGTGGATATATATTACTTTGTATTGCAAAATGTAAACTGTGTTAATgtctttatgtattatttatttaaattattatgccCTTTCGAGAGAGTGTCATATgtgatattttttgatattttatgtagtttttttgtcattaattaacgattgtataattttaaataactttgTTTCGTTGTGATTCCTTATTTCCCTTCTTTTCTCTCCTTGGatctttattttttcatttcggtggactttatatattttaattgtgttttctTTTCGTTCATTAAAGAAAAGTAATTAAATTTATGGTGCCATCTCTGCATCACCTTTGATTAATTGTAGACTTATTTGAATAAgacttctatttttctttttttaattcgcGAATTTAACTTTTACTTcaagttaaatttttatctaaatttttgtGAGACATCTATAATGCCCTCTAGTTATATGTCTTATTATTATGAAAGAAATTCTTGCTTTTAGTATTGTATTCCGATACAATTAATTGATGTGAAAGTATcaagtatattaaaaatatatgatgtaGTAAAATGTATCAAGTATATCTTATCTTATTGtgttttattagtaagaaggtGAAATGATATtctatcaattatttttttattaatcaagggtcattttcattttcttttaaggaattaaggggtcatttggttaaattaaaataagtgttttttgcttaaagtgattaaagtatttgataaataagtagaagtcgtgaAATAAAAGACAATATTCTcaatttttataagtatttcttgagttttacataaaaaatacgaataaatacttataacttgctAGAAACGAGGTTTTTAATCCCCACCAAACAACCCCCTACCACTAAAGCAAACCTTAGAAATTCGACACACACGAcactttataaaataaaattaaggacCCCCAAAACTCTAAAAACTCTCCATTCCTCCCGGGACATTCAAATGTCATTCCATCCGAGCTAACGCTTCTGGTTCTGACCTGACCACCCCGGCGCATACGGACCCGGCATCCTCATGCCAATGCCACGAGTGAGAGCCAGCGGCACAGGCCACACCTGTTGTGGCTCGCCTCCATCTTCAGGCACCATGAAAAACCCTCTCCCTGGTACAAACACGGGATTGGGATTCCCAGGCGCAAATCCCGAGGTCTTTGGACCACCATCCTGGCCAACAGGTTCAGCTTTCTTTTTCTCAGGGACTTCCAGGGCCTCAGAAGAGGCGGCACCAGTAGCATTAGCAGACAGATCTGCATTGCCAGGCCCCTGAATCATGGACTCCTCCGCACGTTCTAGAAGCCAGTCAACAGTTTCACCCTTGGACTTGAAGCCCAAATCTTTCGTCAATTGGGAGATCTGAGCAGCACAAGAAGCCGGCATTTTGATCCTCCTCCCCCGACCTTCCACCTTGGTTTGCTTGTCCTTCTTGGGTTTTGGAACAGAACTGGTTTGTTGGGATCCGCTGTTGGCTTGGGAATCACTGTCATAATCTTTAACTGTAGACATGATTGCTTAATACAATTCTCTGGCAATGCGTACAACAGTCTTTATATAGTACTCTGGATGAGGTGTTATTAATTACGTGCATATATCAAAATCCCgtagatattattttgataCTCCATTTTGTTAAATCTGGGGTTCCCATGGTATATCATACGTTTCTGGtgttgattattgaataaatatcatcttttaatggattttattaTCCAGGCAATTACATTTTTCTATATtcgattttctaaaaaattactccctccttccctttTTAATGTCACATTTCTacttttgttggtcaaattgactagtttttgaccaaaaattataagtcattttttcattattttagaaaaccaaaaattacatcttaaagtagaataAAAGTTTTTTctggtgaatttttttttttattcttttcaattgataaaatattaataaatttcagtcaaattttggtcaacTTGACCAGCACAAAACCAAGACAACTAAAAAAAGACGGAGGGAATATCAATATTTATGTTGGTCATGCTAACGTGTAATTACGTGTTTAATGGAGACttaattgatttttatatagtgtatggattttaatgtatcgtatctgattttgattttagacGGATTCGAGATAAAATTTTGTGTAGTTGATGTAGAGTatttaggatttaagtacaatacttcaaaatctcatgaattttggtataatttcaaatataaaaaaatagaccgaataatcatacaaaattcatcattttatataGGTCagaaaaattcatcaaatttgaatatcatcatattttaatgattattaaataatctcaattgaataccatcggatttttaagcataatttaaaacctgATTAAATACTATTGAATACtaccagattttgtaacataatttaaaatcgtaATCAAATACTTCaagattttgatatattttttaaaatccaagtTGAATATCTctggatttcataaatgaaataagggaaaatagatttttttgccactcaatttatagtgtttttagaaacttaccacccaactaatttttttattcttttagtcactaatgttaggttttgttttgtttttagccaccagcttaggtttggatttgattactagcattatgataattttttgtatcatcatttatacatagtgatagtatctaatattttgatgatgtgttgtatgtttatatccttatatatagcaatagtaatataaaatgagccgatgaaaaattaaaatcagaaataatagtaatcagattctaaaaattcaataaatcatgaatatgaaatcaatgacttcaaacaattcaccctctctcataagataaagtgtaattgagtgatatgacggatcatctttcgctattaaactttcaatggactagctcagtctaagatctttcttaaatttatctcaaaaaattttaataactttatcttattacaattttcgagataaataaataaagaggaaaacttaattttcgatgattgtcctctatatataatgcatcattttatattattattactccctccgtccctctcattagtttacaaattttctctagtgcttagcatgtatttaagattcttataaaacatagtttcataacttatttttgtgtgtaaaaattcaaacgctgaattttcattcggaagaaaaaaaataaagttatatatgaaactacatcttttaaaggccatataatacgtgtaaaattcttatcatccaAGGTAAGCGATCTtgaagacataaaaagtactacatataaaaatacaaatatatatcaaatcatcaaaatattaccgactaccactatattttaataatgatacacataaaatgtaatgctaataatcaaatctgaacctaacttcagtgacaaaaaaagagctaaatctaacactagtgagtaaaataaaaaaaattatagctcagtggttagtttctaaaaacacaataagtttagtgataaaaaattatcataatgctcgtaatcaaatccaaacctaagttggtggctaaaaataaaactaaacctaacattagtgactaaaagaataaaaaaattagttgggtggtaagtttctaaaaacactataagttgagtgacaaaaaaatctattttcccatgaaataaatatttaataatccgAATTGAATACACTCCCTCAacatgatatattgattttttttatgtaaaaagAATGTAAGAGAATATAAATGCATATGTTGGGTGTAGTAAATGTGtcacggtttttctatggtgtgcccatgggcacaccataagCACTAACTcctatgagtttggtgcatttttattggtcacctaatcataaataaagatggcccccctgcatttacatcaagtccaccaatcaaaatccaccaaaaccatcaattttagtgtataatgtgtgcccatgggcacacactagacaaacccaatGTGTCAAAACAATCAAATCCCAAATTTTTCTTCTAAAATTTGGTCAAGTCCCGAGCTGTGAACCAGAAATATGTTAAACCAAATGCAAAAACTTGCCCGTCACAAATTccaaaaagatcatgatttgttgatgTATTTTCTACTTATACTTGTAAACTCACTTGAATTCATAACGGCCTCGTCTTCTTAAAATGGATAGCCCATAAATCTCTAGCTATTATAAAGTAATATAGATCGAATTCGTGTCAAATTCCAAGTCTTTTGCCGAAAATCAGGCCAAATTTCAATTCCGAATTCGGATAAGTACGTCGTAATATAATGACCTAAATGCAATAAGTTTAGCTCTATAAGTCCATCTCAAAcccaaaaaaatatgatttattagtGTAGTAATTGTCATTCGATTATAAAATTTCTAGAGTTTACCCAATATAACCTTGATTAATCTCGAcaagtaaaaatttaaattatcattatAGTGCTCA
Protein-coding regions in this window:
- the LOC108217134 gene encoding transcription factor TCP19-like; the encoded protein is MSTVKDYDSDSQANSGSQQTSSVPKPKKDKQTKVEGRGRRIKMPASCAAQISQLTKDLGFKSKGETVDWLLERAEESMIQGPGNADLSANATGAASSEALEVPEKKKAEPVGQDGGPKTSGFAPGNPNPVFVPGRGFFMVPEDGGEPQQVWPVPLALTRGIGMRMPGPYAPGWSGQNQKR